In Deinococcus sonorensis KR-87, a single window of DNA contains:
- a CDS encoding histidine kinase dimerization/phospho-acceptor domain-containing protein: protein MAGARGAAQLAEEHRKLTLANEALEAFTSSVSHDLRTPVRHILGFRDLLQNSVRGRLTDRRTGTCKSMVGCFQLQVMLDDSVLHTDLFQLR, encoded by the coding sequence ATCGCGGGGGCCCGGGGTGCCGCGCAGCTGGCCGAGGAACACCGGAAACTGACGCTCGCCAACGAGGCACTTGAGGCGTTCACGTCCAGCGTCTCGCATGACCTGCGCACGCCGGTGCGGCACATCCTGGGGTTCCGGGACCTGCTGCAGAACTCGGTGCGTGGCCGGCTCACCGACAGGAGGACCGGGACCTGCAAGAGCATGGTGGGCTGCTTCCAGCTGCAGGTGATGCTGGACGACAGCGTGCTGCATACGGACCTGTTCCAGCTGCGCTGA
- a CDS encoding HEAT repeat domain-containing protein: MDIKIGELARRTGLTIRTLRHYDALGLLKPSGRTRAAYRLYSPADLTRLLHIQSLKTLGLTLPEIARALDDPAYDAQEALRRHIEVLEARITQERQLVRQLRALQGAAEVGWTEVAHTIALTQRVARQVGRFLQVAQDIAGELSLSDGQLQSLQHQTQEASDDWETLLTDVFTALEAGLPPTSAEGQTLGARWQQLVRHTTADRPEIAQAIGRAYEHRLPADLQAAWTFVSEALPAQADGAPMTTHTTVTDLLHPDKNVRIRAALDLGAAQHLAALPDLIGRLGHEPDFFVRENLTWAVVRMGPDAMPFLLRLLEGPDATTRLQVVHTLSKIADPASASALTRAINDPDDEVARKAIFALGQMDHPEALTTLMGGVGHPDAERRNTLSTALVEFGHAALPPLLAALRHPDAQRRAHAADILGLLGNAGAAPALTDALQDNVWDVQFAALSALGHLPGEDAERGIAQATRVADPRLRAVAQRLLADRPHHFASLRERLKHRHAQGGRRQG; this comes from the coding sequence GTGGACATCAAAATCGGCGAACTGGCCCGGCGAACGGGTCTGACCATCCGCACCCTGCGCCACTACGACGCCCTGGGCCTGCTCAAGCCCAGCGGACGCACCCGGGCGGCGTACCGCCTGTACTCCCCCGCCGACCTGACGCGCCTGCTGCACATCCAGAGCCTGAAAACGCTGGGCTTGACCCTGCCAGAGATCGCTCGGGCGCTGGACGATCCGGCCTACGATGCACAGGAGGCGCTCCGGCGGCACATCGAGGTGCTGGAGGCGCGCATCACGCAGGAGCGCCAGCTGGTCCGCCAGCTGCGAGCCCTGCAGGGCGCCGCTGAGGTCGGCTGGACCGAGGTGGCGCACACCATCGCGCTGACCCAGCGTGTCGCCCGGCAGGTGGGGCGCTTTCTGCAGGTGGCACAGGACATTGCGGGCGAGCTGTCCCTGAGTGACGGGCAGCTCCAGAGCCTCCAGCACCAGACCCAGGAAGCAAGCGACGATTGGGAGACCCTCCTGACCGATGTCTTCACGGCGCTGGAAGCCGGTCTGCCCCCGACTTCCGCCGAAGGGCAGACCCTGGGGGCGCGCTGGCAGCAGCTCGTCAGGCACACCACAGCGGACCGCCCCGAGATCGCCCAGGCCATCGGCCGGGCGTATGAGCACCGCCTCCCTGCGGACTTGCAAGCCGCCTGGACCTTCGTTTCGGAGGCCCTGCCCGCCCAGGCGGATGGAGCACCCATGACCACGCACACCACGGTGACCGACCTCCTCCACCCGGATAAGAACGTCCGCATCCGGGCGGCCCTGGACCTGGGGGCCGCCCAGCACCTGGCCGCGCTGCCGGACCTGATCGGGCGTCTGGGTCACGAGCCGGACTTCTTCGTGCGCGAGAACCTGACCTGGGCCGTCGTGCGGATGGGGCCGGACGCCATGCCCTTCCTCCTCAGGCTGCTGGAGGGGCCCGACGCCACGACCCGCTTGCAGGTCGTGCACACCCTCAGCAAGATCGCCGATCCCGCGAGTGCGTCCGCGTTGACGCGGGCCATCAACGACCCGGACGACGAGGTGGCCCGCAAAGCCATCTTCGCCCTGGGACAGATGGACCATCCGGAAGCGCTCACCACGTTGATGGGCGGCGTCGGCCACCCGGACGCCGAGCGACGCAATACGCTGAGCACGGCCCTGGTGGAGTTCGGGCACGCGGCGCTGCCTCCGCTGCTGGCGGCGCTTCGGCACCCGGATGCGCAACGGCGTGCCCATGCCGCAGACATCCTGGGACTGCTCGGCAATGCGGGTGCGGCGCCCGCCTTGACCGACGCCCTGCAGGACAACGTGTGGGACGTGCAGTTCGCAGCACTCAGTGCCCTGGGTCATCTGCCCGGCGAGGACGCGGAGCGGGGCATCGCGCAGGCCACCCGGGTGGCCGACCCCAGGCTGCGCGCGGTGGCTCAGCGCCTGCTCGCCGATCGCCCTCACCACTTCGCTTCCCTTCGGGAGCGGCTCAAGCACCGCCACGCGCAGGGTGGGCGCCGTCAGGGCTGA
- a CDS encoding AAA family ATPase → MNTTPAMLSQRLHALSMRRAGLVAWLWGEPGIGKTHTTRALLRETPCRSLTVAATLPLPDLVRALPRPARLRAWTRAALEAVEAGRPVAAPPAQLLAALLGQLAPFVLHVEDLHEADAARLELTADLAAAVAATRGVGLLVTSRVPAPGTWPERGLMLPLARLSPEAAAALLDAEAGAAVPPEAAAWVFGRACGNPLFTREYFRLLARQGHLWNGGDRWRWRAPEGHPLPVTVEAMIGRTLQDAAGEPLETVLEALTLVPGADEALLSAAAGLTTAETSAALHQLEQLGIVAGRHFVHPLYRDVFRHSRAAPRRQAAARRAVRALDGAPGWAAAFVEEAQLPAEQALELYRRAVDTAAGPNEAARFQALAAHHAVGEHRARLALSAATTVQNFDLEEAARLCDLALSAAPDDPAVRVQAAELSAQRGLLDGALALLDRFEGQPGAWQHQLSVRLLGGDIASALALWREHASAQADCGARVISRVAGALIQAGQLAEAQALAEATLGGALTPEDRAALLSSLANAHFYQGQLTRAHEAWTELIDLCQQHGLRRQRAAALVNRSQARLRAGEADVARPDIEEAVGELLAVGDLRAYAHSLVMLGDLLTRQTRFEQAEERLQEAASVLNGQLSPTLVNAELALGSLYAEWPTPHAPFLNLRHARTAAALAERLGHPILRSTSLALRAQAEVLNGQADVGLRTADEALTLADGAPHPYLRIGALNARGHALRALGRSADAVRAFQAALERAEAAELTEAAWQCRLELARERQDPSAARACLAWFTGQQLPLNIAAVLRAFPELQAEAARTSSTAPTKVPSGGVRLDVLGEMRYGAPGAGDAVRGRQRRALLTCLLDGRLRGRPEVARLTLTDALYPHATEEQGAAALRDLVHQTRVALGAGVIQTTGDGYALGEVSTDAELFLQTGDTRLWRGPYLAGETADLGRPITETLYGALAARAQALCAEQPAEAARVGRLLCDADPYDLDALALTVRALRAAGNHRSLARFYAAARRDLLEVGETLPETWTAFVERHSPA, encoded by the coding sequence ATGAACACGACCCCGGCCATGCTGAGCCAGCGGCTGCACGCCCTCTCCATGCGGCGGGCCGGGCTGGTCGCCTGGCTGTGGGGAGAGCCGGGGATCGGCAAGACCCACACGACCCGGGCGCTCCTGCGTGAAACCCCGTGCCGGAGCCTAACCGTGGCGGCGACGCTGCCGCTCCCCGACCTGGTGCGCGCCCTGCCGCGCCCCGCTCGCCTGCGGGCCTGGACGCGGGCGGCGCTGGAGGCGGTGGAGGCGGGCCGGCCGGTGGCCGCGCCGCCCGCTCAGCTCCTGGCCGCCCTGCTGGGGCAGCTCGCGCCCTTCGTGCTGCACGTCGAGGACCTGCACGAGGCCGACGCGGCGCGGCTCGAGCTCACCGCAGACCTTGCGGCCGCCGTGGCCGCGACGCGGGGAGTGGGCCTGCTCGTCACGAGTCGTGTGCCCGCACCCGGAACCTGGCCGGAGCGCGGCCTGATGCTTCCCCTGGCGCGGCTTTCGCCCGAGGCTGCCGCCGCGCTGCTGGACGCCGAGGCGGGGGCGGCGGTGCCGCCCGAGGCCGCCGCGTGGGTGTTCGGGCGGGCGTGCGGCAATCCTCTGTTCACGCGGGAATACTTCCGGTTGCTGGCGCGGCAGGGCCACCTCTGGAACGGTGGGGACCGTTGGCGCTGGCGGGCCCCGGAGGGCCATCCGTTGCCGGTGACGGTGGAAGCGATGATCGGACGCACCCTTCAGGACGCCGCGGGGGAACCGCTGGAGACGGTCCTGGAGGCCCTCACCCTGGTGCCGGGTGCCGACGAGGCGCTGCTGTCCGCGGCAGCGGGGCTGACGACCGCGGAGACGAGCGCGGCGCTGCATCAGCTGGAGCAGCTGGGCATCGTGGCGGGGCGTCACTTCGTCCACCCGCTGTACCGCGACGTCTTTCGACACAGCCGTGCCGCGCCGCGCCGCCAGGCCGCGGCGCGGCGGGCCGTGCGCGCGCTGGACGGGGCGCCGGGTTGGGCCGCCGCGTTCGTCGAGGAGGCGCAGTTGCCGGCCGAACAGGCGCTGGAGCTGTACCGGCGGGCGGTCGACACGGCCGCGGGGCCGAACGAGGCCGCCCGCTTTCAGGCGCTGGCTGCCCACCACGCGGTCGGTGAGCACCGTGCCCGGCTGGCCCTGAGCGCGGCCACCACCGTTCAGAATTTTGACCTGGAGGAGGCCGCCCGGTTGTGTGACCTGGCGCTCTCGGCGGCCCCGGATGACCCGGCGGTGCGGGTGCAGGCCGCGGAACTCTCCGCCCAGCGTGGCCTGCTGGACGGCGCCCTGGCCCTGCTCGACCGGTTCGAGGGCCAGCCGGGCGCGTGGCAGCATCAGCTGTCGGTGCGTCTGTTGGGCGGCGACATCGCGTCGGCGCTGGCCCTGTGGCGCGAGCATGCATCGGCCCAGGCGGACTGCGGGGCCCGGGTGATCAGCCGGGTGGCGGGCGCCCTCATCCAGGCCGGGCAGCTCGCCGAGGCCCAGGCGCTGGCCGAAGCCACCCTGGGTGGTGCATTGACGCCGGAGGACCGCGCCGCCCTGCTGAGCTCGCTGGCCAACGCTCACTTTTACCAGGGGCAGCTGACGCGCGCGCACGAAGCCTGGACCGAGCTGATCGACCTGTGTCAGCAGCACGGCCTGCGGAGGCAACGCGCGGCGGCGCTGGTCAACCGCTCTCAGGCGCGCCTGCGGGCCGGCGAGGCCGACGTGGCCCGGCCGGACATCGAGGAGGCGGTGGGGGAGCTGCTGGCGGTGGGGGACCTGCGCGCGTACGCGCACTCGCTGGTGATGCTGGGCGATCTCCTGACCCGCCAGACCCGGTTCGAGCAGGCCGAGGAACGGCTTCAGGAGGCGGCTTCGGTGCTGAACGGGCAGCTGTCCCCCACGCTGGTCAACGCCGAGCTGGCGCTGGGCAGCCTGTACGCCGAGTGGCCCACGCCGCACGCCCCCTTCCTGAACCTGCGTCACGCCCGCACCGCGGCGGCCCTGGCCGAGCGGCTGGGCCACCCGATTCTGCGAAGCACCAGTCTGGCCCTGCGCGCGCAGGCGGAGGTGCTGAACGGACAGGCGGACGTGGGCCTGCGCACCGCCGATGAGGCGTTGACGTTGGCCGACGGCGCGCCTCACCCGTACCTGCGGATCGGCGCCCTGAATGCGCGCGGCCACGCCCTTCGCGCCCTCGGGCGATCCGCGGACGCCGTGCGCGCGTTCCAGGCGGCCCTGGAGCGCGCCGAAGCGGCGGAGTTGACCGAGGCCGCCTGGCAATGCCGGCTGGAACTGGCCCGTGAACGCCAGGATCCCAGCGCCGCGCGGGCCTGCCTGGCATGGTTCACGGGCCAGCAGCTGCCGCTGAACATCGCCGCCGTCCTGCGGGCCTTCCCCGAGCTTCAAGCGGAAGCGGCCCGGACCTCCAGCACGGCCCCGACGAAGGTGCCATCTGGGGGCGTTCGCCTCGACGTGCTCGGGGAGATGCGCTACGGCGCGCCGGGCGCGGGCGACGCGGTCCGGGGCCGCCAGCGCCGGGCCCTGCTGACCTGCCTGCTGGACGGTCGCCTGCGCGGTCGCCCGGAGGTCGCGCGGCTGACGCTGACCGACGCGCTGTACCCGCACGCCACGGAGGAACAGGGGGCGGCGGCCCTCCGGGACCTGGTGCACCAGACCCGCGTGGCGCTGGGCGCGGGCGTGATCCAGACGACCGGGGACGGGTACGCCCTGGGTGAGGTCAGCACCGACGCCGAGCTGTTCTTGCAGACCGGCGACACCCGGCTGTGGCGCGGCCCCTACCTGGCGGGCGAGACCGCGGACCTGGGCCGACCCATCACCGAGACGCTGTACGGGGCGCTGGCCGCCCGCGCCCAGGCCCTGTGCGCCGAGCAGCCCGCCGAGGCCGCCCGTGTGGGCCGCTTGCTGTGCGACGCCGATCCCTATGACCTGGACGCCCTGGCGCTGACGGTGCGGGCGCTGCGCGCCGCCGGCAACCACCGCAGCCTGGCCCGCTTCTACGCCGCGGCGCGCCGCGACCTGCTGGAGGTAGGGGAGACGCTGCCGGAGACCTGGACGGCGTTTGTGGAGCGCCACTCCCCAGCCTGA
- a CDS encoding carboxypeptidase regulatory-like domain-containing protein, giving the protein MNVTRTMTALLLTTLLAACGASQTGSPGTPPGTPAPTDASQATPYTMKGTVRNAAGQPLPGVEVWADNTLYYNMNALGRTDAQGRYSIALPKDQLGTWRAGGRFKTQYHGKWYDLPLEPDKEAAFATADGAIRNFTLRLAGETPGGGHYGGYVYTYYSEHGGSYDPDRVEYTLTPDGPLLDGSTGQTIKAFDGSDALHDVPVGQYVVTARYLPTDGLAQPMLLAQSGEEYSPSTTILFREAVEHRNFADFSVSLVPKP; this is encoded by the coding sequence ATGAACGTCACCAGGACCATGACCGCGCTGCTGCTCACCACCCTGCTCGCCGCGTGCGGCGCCAGCCAGACCGGCAGCCCCGGCACCCCACCCGGCACCCCCGCCCCCACCGATGCCAGTCAGGCCACGCCCTACACCATGAAGGGCACCGTCCGGAATGCCGCCGGACAGCCGTTGCCGGGCGTGGAAGTGTGGGCCGACAACACGCTGTACTACAACATGAACGCGCTGGGCCGCACCGACGCGCAGGGCCGCTACAGCATTGCCCTCCCCAAAGACCAGCTCGGCACGTGGCGGGCCGGCGGGCGCTTTAAGACGCAGTACCACGGCAAGTGGTACGACCTCCCCCTGGAACCCGACAAGGAGGCAGCGTTCGCCACTGCCGACGGCGCCATCCGGAACTTCACCCTGCGCCTGGCCGGGGAGACGCCCGGCGGCGGGCACTACGGCGGTTACGTGTACACCTACTACAGCGAGCACGGCGGCAGCTACGACCCGGACCGGGTGGAGTACACCCTCACCCCGGACGGCCCACTGCTGGACGGCAGCACAGGCCAGACGATCAAGGCGTTCGACGGCAGCGATGCCCTGCATGACGTGCCCGTGGGCCAGTATGTGGTGACGGCGCGGTATCTGCCCACCGATGGGCTGGCACAGCCGATGCTGCTGGCGCAGAGCGGTGAAGAGTACTCGCCCTCCACCACCATTTTGTTCCGTGAAGCGGTCGAGCACCGCAATTTCGCCGACTTCAGCGTCAGCCTGGTGCCCAAGCCCTGA
- a CDS encoding transposase: MTTYDSDLTDAAWATLQVVWPARSLRGNRPRWPRRLVIDAILEVLRGAIAWRALPKEVPPWRAVLSHVRLMRLSDVWERINAALRGQYRVRIGRTAEPQAAIIDRQSANTTNGGGARGVDGNTKIKGRNRHSLVDPLGRLVEAVKANFPTRNTIWADQGAAGRGFQHLGQCGTPAGSGGDGSVAAARTFRARGAQGPGVR; encoded by the coding sequence ATGACGACATACGACTCGGACCTGACCGATGCGGCATGGGCGACGCTCCAGGTCGTCTGGCCAGCTCGGTCACTGCGGGGGAACCGCCCCAGATGGCCTCGGCGCCTTGTCATCGACGCGATCCTGGAGGTCCTGCGCGGCGCCATCGCCTGGCGCGCCCTGCCGAAGGAGGTTCCACCGTGGAGGGCGGTGCTCTCCCACGTCCGGCTGATGCGACTGAGCGACGTCTGGGAGCGGATCAACGCCGCTCTTCGAGGCCAGTACCGGGTGCGCATCGGACGCACGGCCGAGCCGCAGGCGGCAATCATTGACCGTCAATCGGCCAACACCACCAACGGTGGTGGAGCGCGAGGAGTTGACGGCAACACGAAGATCAAGGGCAGGAACCGGCACAGCCTGGTCGATCCGCTCGGCCGGCTGGTGGAAGCGGTCAAAGCCAACTTCCCCACGCGAAACACGATCTGGGCGGATCAGGGCGCTGCCGGGCGGGGCTTTCAGCACCTGGGCCAGTGCGGAACTCCAGCTGGATCTGGAGGTGATGGATCCGTGGCGGCGGCTCGAACGTTCCGCGCCAGAGGTGCTCAAGGCCCAGGGGTTCGATGA
- a CDS encoding nitric oxide synthase oxygenase, with amino-acid sequence MTASVPLSTPLQDFLQQYHRETGRPGLAERLTALRHGAVTLSSEELSYGARLAWRHSTRCVGRAAWNGLRVRDLRHVTAPDEVWAGLLDHLQLAWNGGRVQALLSVFGPGVRVLNPQLIRYAAYRQPDGRVVGDPQNLELTHRLQQLGWPGGPGTSFDVLPVAIQAQGRVQLYTLPPAAVQEVRIGHPKYPQLAELGLKWHALPVISDLALEVAGQHFSCAPFSGWYLQTEIAARNLADRDRYDVLPQVARLLQLDTSRERTLWRDRALLELNVAVLHSFDAAGVRLADHHGVTRQFVRFEQQEERAGRAVYGRWSWLVPPLSPALTPVWHRQYQDRQLSPAFLAQQSAWPGPAVDEGGRRCPVGH; translated from the coding sequence GTGACCGCCTCCGTTCCGCTCAGCACACCCTTGCAGGACTTTCTGCAGCAGTACCACCGCGAGACGGGCCGCCCTGGACTGGCGGAGCGGCTGACCGCGCTGCGCCACGGCGCTGTGACGCTCAGCAGCGAGGAGCTGAGTTACGGTGCCCGGCTGGCGTGGCGCCACAGCACCCGCTGCGTCGGCCGGGCCGCCTGGAACGGGTTGCGCGTGCGTGACCTCCGGCATGTGACGGCGCCGGATGAGGTATGGGCTGGGCTGCTGGACCACCTGCAGCTGGCCTGGAATGGCGGGCGCGTGCAGGCGCTGTTGAGCGTGTTCGGGCCAGGCGTGCGGGTGCTCAATCCGCAATTGATCCGGTATGCCGCATACCGACAGCCGGACGGCCGGGTCGTGGGGGACCCGCAGAATCTGGAGCTGACCCATCGGCTGCAGCAGCTCGGTTGGCCCGGCGGTCCCGGCACGTCGTTCGACGTGCTGCCAGTGGCGATCCAGGCGCAGGGCAGGGTGCAGCTGTACACCCTGCCGCCCGCTGCGGTGCAGGAGGTGCGCATCGGGCATCCGAAGTACCCGCAGCTGGCAGAGCTGGGTCTGAAGTGGCACGCGCTGCCGGTGATCTCGGACCTGGCGCTGGAGGTGGCGGGGCAACACTTCAGCTGCGCGCCATTCTCCGGCTGGTACCTGCAGACCGAAATCGCGGCGCGCAACCTGGCCGACCGGGACCGCTACGACGTGCTGCCGCAGGTGGCGCGGCTGCTGCAGCTGGACACCTCGCGCGAGCGCACCCTGTGGCGTGACCGCGCGCTGCTGGAACTAAACGTGGCGGTGCTGCACAGCTTCGACGCGGCAGGGGTGCGCCTGGCGGACCACCACGGCGTCACCCGTCAGTTTGTGCGCTTCGAGCAGCAGGAAGAGCGGGCCGGAAGGGCGGTGTACGGACGCTGGTCGTGGCTGGTGCCGCCGCTGTCACCGGCCCTCACGCCCGTATGGCACCGACAGTACCAGGACCGCCAGCTGAGCCCGGCCTTCCTGGCTCAGCAGAGTGCCTGGCCAGGGCCCGCCGTCGATGAGGGCGGGCGCCGGTGCCCAGTCGGTCACTAG
- a CDS encoding cupin domain-containing protein, translated as MEGELALQVGDRQVLLTPGRSIVVPQVTPQVFMNDSNRPARMLILGSPRSLRKRFVEEIGRQEAEARPTAVDVQRVLESAAQHPMEISSCLTVLPHASPHAVSASSALSAACPAVA; from the coding sequence CTGGAGGGCGAGCTCGCCCTCCAGGTGGGGGACCGCCAGGTGCTCCTCACTCCGGGCCGGTCCATCGTCGTCCCCCAGGTCACGCCACAGGTGTTCATGAACGACAGCAACCGCCCGGCACGGATGCTGATTCTGGGCTCGCCTCGCAGCCTGCGTAAGCGCTTCGTTGAAGAGATCGGCCGACAGGAGGCGGAGGCCAGGCCGACTGCCGTGGATGTTCAGCGGGTGTTGGAGAGCGCGGCCCAGCATCCCATGGAGATTTCCTCCTGCCTGACGGTCCTCCCGCACGCTTCCCCACACGCCGTGTCGGCCTCATCTGCCCTGAGCGCTGCATGTCCCGCTGTGGCCTGA
- a CDS encoding ribonuclease H-like domain-containing protein yields the protein MTSPHPSTAGIVSVHATADGRVMIWRRDPETGLLHTDQTRQRGWIYARHLRDLGHLGDQLSITPAPAAPGGTYHAQDLAPEGRLDERAYRYLLSGPTPRQLEHELQRGAMISRGLSARPSLGDLPGYVRLGLTEQYLIATRQTYHQGLTFDQPVRLQFDLETTALSPDEGRIFLIAVRDNRGLETLLEARQAAQEGAMIEAFLELVQARNPDVIENHFIHGFDLPFLTARARTLGIPVRLGRAGDGVPWTIDDGSRTPLWACPGREILDTLDAVRRLPLPSAGLKAVARHYGLAPDDRVYLEGAEIVQTYRDNPGAVRRYALQDVQEVDALARIVLAPSFALARLTPRPYSRLTRAGPAKGVLEPMLIRAYYEAGRPFPASEQGPQDPHRGGHVQLHAEGVLNHVVKADVASMYPSIIRADGIGPRQDDLGSFNRIVSDLTTQRLEHKRQARNAALPEAERREAHAMQDAMKLIVNAAYGYLGAGRLARLGDRGAADQVTARGRALLQQVTGALEASGVQLIESDTDGVYFSTREPIGEPAERALIAAVSATLPDGITLEFDGRAQAMLSHQIKNYALLRYDGTLDVSGASFESSRSERYGMTFLRTALMAVLHGDVPGVQAVFLDVMHQLATRAYTNADVGTRVRIGKTREAYALTRGKRKEAHLEAAWQAGLAFKVGDRLDLYVRVGQGLTVMTGPEGHDYDVKHYQAALVQNYATRLRKALDPADWDQLFGGRGPGLFDRPVHDMHVRWRPVADQDSTAAERRLL from the coding sequence ATGACCTCACCCCACCCCTCCACGGCCGGCATCGTCTCCGTCCACGCCACCGCGGACGGCCGCGTCATGATCTGGCGACGGGATCCGGAGACGGGCCTCCTTCACACCGATCAAACCCGCCAGCGCGGGTGGATTTACGCGCGGCATCTGCGGGACCTCGGGCACCTGGGGGACCAGCTCAGCATCACGCCCGCGCCCGCGGCCCCGGGCGGGACGTACCACGCGCAGGACCTTGCGCCGGAAGGACGCCTCGATGAACGCGCCTACCGCTACCTCCTGAGTGGCCCCACGCCCCGGCAGCTCGAACACGAGCTGCAACGCGGCGCCATGATCTCGCGCGGCCTGAGTGCCCGACCGTCGCTCGGTGACCTCCCTGGGTATGTGCGGCTCGGCCTGACGGAGCAGTACCTGATTGCCACGCGCCAGACCTACCATCAGGGCCTGACGTTCGATCAGCCGGTCCGCCTGCAGTTCGACCTGGAAACCACCGCACTGAGCCCGGACGAAGGCCGCATCTTCCTGATCGCGGTGCGCGATAACCGTGGCCTGGAGACGCTTCTGGAAGCCCGGCAGGCCGCCCAGGAAGGGGCGATGATCGAAGCGTTCCTCGAGCTCGTCCAGGCGCGAAACCCGGACGTGATCGAGAATCACTTCATTCACGGCTTTGATCTCCCGTTCCTCACCGCCCGGGCGCGCACGCTCGGCATTCCCGTCCGGCTTGGCCGAGCGGGTGACGGCGTGCCCTGGACGATCGATGACGGGAGTCGCACGCCCTTGTGGGCCTGCCCGGGCCGGGAAATTCTGGACACGCTGGACGCGGTGCGCCGCCTGCCCCTGCCCTCTGCGGGCCTGAAGGCCGTGGCGCGGCATTACGGCCTTGCCCCGGACGACCGGGTGTACCTCGAAGGCGCCGAGATCGTCCAGACCTACCGCGACAACCCAGGAGCGGTTCGGCGGTACGCGCTGCAGGACGTGCAGGAGGTCGACGCCCTGGCACGGATCGTCCTCGCCCCGAGCTTCGCGCTCGCCCGACTGACCCCCCGGCCCTATTCCCGGCTGACCCGTGCGGGCCCAGCCAAGGGGGTGCTCGAACCGATGCTGATCCGTGCGTACTACGAGGCGGGCCGGCCGTTCCCTGCGTCCGAGCAAGGCCCTCAGGACCCACACCGGGGTGGGCATGTGCAGTTGCATGCCGAAGGCGTCCTGAACCACGTCGTCAAGGCCGACGTGGCGAGCATGTACCCCAGCATCATCCGCGCCGACGGCATCGGCCCACGGCAGGATGACCTGGGCAGCTTCAACCGGATTGTCAGTGACCTGACCACCCAGCGCCTGGAGCACAAACGCCAGGCCAGAAACGCCGCGCTGCCGGAAGCGGAGCGCCGCGAGGCGCACGCCATGCAGGATGCGATGAAGCTGATCGTGAACGCCGCGTATGGCTACCTGGGCGCCGGCCGGTTGGCGCGCCTGGGGGACCGCGGGGCGGCCGATCAGGTGACCGCCCGGGGGCGGGCGCTCCTGCAGCAGGTCACGGGGGCGCTGGAGGCCAGCGGCGTGCAGCTCATCGAATCGGACACCGATGGCGTGTACTTCAGCACGCGTGAGCCCATCGGCGAGCCGGCGGAACGGGCGCTGATCGCCGCCGTTTCCGCGACGCTCCCGGACGGCATCACGTTAGAGTTCGACGGCCGCGCCCAGGCGATGCTCAGCCACCAGATCAAGAATTACGCGCTGCTGCGGTATGACGGCACGCTCGACGTCAGCGGGGCGTCCTTCGAATCCAGCCGGTCCGAGCGCTATGGCATGACGTTCCTGCGAACGGCGCTGATGGCCGTGTTGCACGGCGATGTTCCGGGCGTTCAAGCGGTGTTCCTGGACGTGATGCATCAGCTCGCCACCCGGGCGTACACCAATGCGGATGTCGGCACGCGCGTTCGGATTGGGAAAACGCGTGAGGCATACGCGCTGACGCGGGGGAAGCGCAAGGAAGCGCACCTCGAAGCCGCCTGGCAGGCTGGACTGGCCTTCAAGGTCGGGGACCGGCTTGACCTGTACGTTCGCGTCGGGCAGGGGCTCACCGTGATGACCGGTCCCGAAGGGCATGACTACGACGTGAAGCACTACCAAGCGGCCCTGGTACAGAACTACGCCACGCGGCTGCGCAAAGCCCTGGATCCGGCAGATTGGGATCAGCTGTTCGGGGGCCGTGGCCCCGGCCTTTTTGATCGCCCAGTGCACGACATGCACGTGAGATGGAGACCAGTGGCTGATCAGGACTCGACGGCGGCAGAGCGGCGCCTCCTCTGA
- a CDS encoding MgtC/SapB family protein yields the protein MERLLAELALMQGLLVAFVLSGLIGWERESRNLSAGLRTHILVGVSAALFIVLGDNLVTNFAKQDDQVRFDMIGILGAVVSGVSFLGAGTIFSSQRGEGAKGLTTAASLLAVAAVGMTCGLHLYVLATGATLLYLVTLGPLGLLMDAKKSSEPTKRE from the coding sequence GTGGAGCGTCTCCTGGCCGAGCTAGCCCTGATGCAGGGCCTCTTGGTGGCCTTTGTACTGAGCGGCCTCATCGGCTGGGAGCGGGAGTCTCGGAATCTGAGCGCAGGGCTCCGTACGCACATTCTGGTCGGCGTGAGTGCAGCCTTGTTTATCGTGCTGGGCGATAATTTAGTGACGAATTTTGCGAAGCAGGATGATCAGGTGCGGTTTGACATGATCGGAATTCTGGGCGCGGTGGTGAGCGGCGTGAGTTTCCTGGGCGCGGGGACGATCTTTTCTAGCCAGCGTGGGGAGGGCGCCAAGGGCCTGACGACGGCCGCGAGCCTGCTGGCGGTCGCGGCCGTGGGCATGACCTGCGGCCTGCATCTCTATGTGTTGGCCACTGGGGCCACGCTGCTGTATCTGGTGACGCTGGGCCCACTGGGGCTGCTCATGGACGCCAAAAAGAGCAGTGAGCCGACCAAACGGGAATGA